In the Populus trichocarpa isolate Nisqually-1 chromosome 1, P.trichocarpa_v4.1, whole genome shotgun sequence genome, ACTATGTATTGTCCTAGAAATTAAGACTGTTACAACTTTGATATGTTATATGGACACTATAGAACAATGAATTGATAGAAATAACTTCTCTTTTATGTATGGAGGGTAGTGGATTATGGCTAGAAATGGTTCTAATGCATTGTCTTGCCATTATCGAGATGCATTGCTATGATCGGGTAATGTGACAGTTTGGATTGCATCAACACATCCCTGATGATATTGACACAATAGGTGATTTGCATGCTATTaattaatgagataaaaatagATTCTCACATTTCATAGTCACAAGTAGCCTCATgaatacaatataaataaacatatatacatgcaataggaatctcaaatacttaaataataCAACATTCTAGTAATAGAAATCCTAAAATACATCTACATAACCCATCTATGTCTATGACATCTATTGGATGATCTGGGCTTATCAATAGCATGACTGCATCCTGTTCCTACTCCTACTTGACTGGCCTCGTCTTCTTTCATGATATTATCAAGAGTTAACTTCTCTATGAAGGTATCAAGTCCATTCCGGTTGAACCATCAAGACATATAAgtgtatcctttttttttccatcaatattaCAAAGCACAGATGCAGTCTCTCAACCCTCCCGTATCAACAAGCcaacataatattaataaaacattatttgacaacttatataaattttaacgcaacacatgattaattgaaataattagttcgtaattaatttaacttattttcatgttcaactATATCAAATCAACTCTAATTGATGGTATTCAtaactaatttatcattaattcaacaaaccttaaattaaatttaaaccctaaataataatttcatttcaactaAACCAAACACAAATTCATAGAAATGTAATATGTTTACCTTATTTGGAGGACTAGAAAAAGGGTTGAGGTGGCGGGGGTAAAGGCGGCAGCGAAAATTTTTAAAGAGGAAACCGTTCTAGGATACTTGAAGATTAATATGAGTTcgattttttggtgttttaaaggtaaaaaaacaagtGATTGGTAGGGgtttttttagagagataagAGTTGAGAATGTTgattttgagagaaaaagagagagagagttgttgCATCTGTTGTGCTTTTCGATCTGGAAATGATTTAAATCTCACTACATGTCGTGCTTGGTTTAGTGAATATCGCATTTCAGAAGTATGACAAGGtaaaaatgtaatattttgccaaaacttttttaaatcgTATTATTATGccaaaatttttagattattttgctaattttaaaaaaatcagtatttttttctaatgtgctaatttgctaaaaaaatatagctaAACGAGGTAACCAActaataacaattaattaagagGAGTTTTAGAGTGtgataaatgttattttttaaagtgatttttacttgaaaatatattaaaataatatattttttttattttttaaaatttattttttatacaaacatagaaaaaaatccaaaaatattaaaaaaattaatttaaaataacaaaattaaattttaacaaaaaataatgtcaaacgGAATGTCAAACGGAACTAATatcttttgcctttttttttttttttgctatccTTTTTAAACAAGTAATTTCTCCTGTCTACAAAGACAAAGGCTCTTTCCATCCGTCAGACCCGGTCTATCCATTAATtaccctccttttttttttgtttttcctttcttaaccTCCTTCTCTCTCCCAGTTTCTATGTgtctttaggttttttattttctataaatctCTCAAAGAAACTGTTTGATGACATCTGTGAAGAACAATAACATGTTGCCTCCAGGTCTGGTTTCCAATCTACAACAAGTACTTTTAAGCAGAAAAGGTggtggaggagaagaagaagagaaaaaagaaattgacccATCAAATGATGGTAATGATAAATCAGCCGAGCCATCTACTTCCACTTGTGTTGAAAACACTGAAGAAGACAGCAATAATTCAAAGCCTATTGTTTTGGTTACTAACGGAGATGGGATTGACTCCCCTGGTCTTGTTTCTCTTGTTGAAGCTCTGGTTCGTGAAGGCCTCTATAATGTCCATGTTTGCGCTCCTCAATCGTGGGTTTTTTCTCATTCCCCCCCTTATTTTCATGCTTCTGCTTAATTTctgctttattttcttataagggCTGTCTTCAATTTTTAAGTTCGGAGATGGAGAATGTGGTGATGGGTTTTGAATTGGTTTTGCGTATCTGGGAAGATGggttctcttcttcattattttcttttttgttatgtttttttagcataGATTTTCACATCTGGGCATGTGGGTTCTGTTTATtatgttcattttttaatatttatgttctATTTGGTTTAATTTACTTACCTCGGGTGTGTTGGTTTTCTCTAGTTTTCAGTTACTTCATGAATTTCTCTTCAGTTTTCAAATTATGTTTCATGTGGTAAttcgttacttttttttattggtattgaatttggagtttttttttcctgatttcttTAGTTTGTGAATTGGCTGGTCAGGGACAAATCAGTATCCAGTCATTCTGTGACTTTACACGAAGCAATTGCTGTAACTTCTGTTGAAATTAATGGTGCCATAGCTTATGAAGTTTCAGGTAGAAGCGCATCTTATTTTTCCTTAGTTCTGCACCCTAGATTTGgaaatattaattgttaaatgCATCGTATGCTTGTAGTAACCGAGCCACCTCCAGTTTAAGAATTCAAGATTTGTTAACTTGTATTAGTTTTGAAAGAACGTCCAGGAATGatgtgtctattttttttttttaaacttcctTTCTAGGGCTATCGTCATGACAGTATGGAAGAACTGATCAATTTGCTTTTTCATCAATTTGATCCATATTAATGGCTACACATGTCTGCTAGAATGGTGAACTGATGTGTGTTTTGCACTTCTTGTTGCAATTGTTTTAGTAATGGGCATTGTTCATGGTACTTGTTACTCAGGGACTCCAGTGGATTGTGTCTCATTAGCATTATCTGGAGCACTGTTTTCTTGGTCAAAGCCTTTGCTGGTTAGAATTTACTTACTGTTCTATTTGAGATAACATAATACCTGTATCCATGATGAATTCTTGAgaatttatactttattttattttcaggtaaTTAGTGGAATTAATCGGGGATCTAACTGTGGCCATCACATGTAACCTCTCTTCCTGTGCTTGGGCATATTCCTATATTATCTTGTCTGAATTTCCAGTAGCATGTTTAAGCTGGacaaacttttcaaattatatgtcAGTGATGTCGCTGATTAAATTTAGATCTTTGTAGTTAGTGGCAAGTGAATGTGTACAGGCAGTcatttgttgtttcttgctGGTTTTGTTTTAAGCAAATTGTTACAACCTTGGggataaaattcattaattactTGCAAAACTCATCAGGATTTATTCGGGTGTTGTTGCTGGAGCTAGAGAAGCATTATTTTGTGGTGTCCCATCCCTGTCAATATCACTGAATTGGtaacttgaagttttttttttgtggggatTTTATTACTCTTCTTCTTGTCTACAAGCAATTTTTTGGAGTTGTAATCTATTAtaggaagaaggaagaaagcCAAGAAAGTGATTTTAAGGATGCAGTTGCTGTCTGTTTGCCAGTGATAAATGCTGCTATCAGAGATATTGAAAAGGGGTTTTTTCCAAAGAGCTGCTCTCTGAATATTGAAATCCCCACATCTCCATCTGCAAACAAGGTAAGCACTATTATGTATTTTTCTCAGATTGCTGCACAGATGCTGCTTGTTATTTATTGACAATATGCACATGACTGTAGACAGCTGTCAAATTAATAGACCATTAGGTAGTATATTTAATCTATTAATGGATGCTGTATGATTGGAGCCATATTCACGTGGAGAAGATTTTTTGGGGAGTTTTAATGTCATTGTAGGAATTTGCCTTCAGACAATTTCATTGGGTTTTAAGAAGAGGAGATAGGTTTGGGTGGATGCTGAAGTTTTCCCACAGTAGATACCATCTAAGGTACTTAAAAGTTAACACATTGTCAACAACTACTAGAAATGATACCTGTTGAATGTCAACATGAGATGTTGTTGGTCGAAGTCATAAATAGTGGGTGGTTTTAGAAATTCACCCACATTGTGTCCTAGCCTGACTACTGTTTCCGAGCTGCATAAATGGGTTTACTTGATCAACATTTTGGTTTTCCTAGATTGTCACAGAAACTCCACTTCTTAAATTTCAGTTGTTTATATTTCATTAGTTGAGTTTCTATTATTAAGAACTTGGTAATTATTGCAAAATTCCTACTTATGAAGGTTTCAAAGAGTATATAGGATGGTTTAAAGatcttattattctttttcctGCTGTCAATTGGAGGTTGGTTTTGGAGGAATTATTTGTCATCCCAACAGTAAGGCAAGGGCACACAATATTGGTTGAATCATGATTAGGATCTGCGGTCATTATATATTGGTTATTGGAACATTGATTATGATTTTCAGGTAAGCGTTTTAATAGTGGCCCCCAAAGAAAAAACGATTCTCCCATCACTGGGCAGGATGTTTTATGATGTATAGCTTCTACAACTACCCTAGGATGAACCTATGGTAGAAGTTCACCTGCTCTGTTCGAGCACCAGAACTATATATTCTTTTCTGTTGTATGTAAGTTCTGTTAGATATCTCTCTAAGCAGATcctctttgttttctctttccttttctttttacttggCAGGGCTTCAAACTAACTAAGAGAAGTATGTGGAGATCCTCACCTAGCTGGCAAGCTGTTTCAGCTAATCGGCATCCTTCGGCTGGACATTTCATGTCTAATCAACAAAGTCTTGGCCTCCAGCTTGCACAGCTTAGTAGAGATGCCTCTGCTGCTGTGAGTATCTATTGTAAAAGAACTATTGCTTCATTTTTCTCTCTGTAACTTCTTTCGTAAAGAACACtcccatgcattttttttttcatggcatTGTATCTTCTCAGGGTGCAGCTCGCCGTTTGACCACACAAAGGAAGAACATGTTAGAGATTGAATCAGTTGGGGCCGGTGGAAAATCTGATAGCAATCGGGTGAAGAAGTATTTTCGAATGGAGGTCAAGAAAATCCTAACTACCAACATGCTTTCAACAACAATTTTGATGGCTTTTAATTGTgacaagaataatttttaatggcTTATTTTGCAGCTAGAATTTAGGaagtttaaagaaataaatttagctTTAGAATTCAGTATAGTCAATGTTAAACTAAACTTACTTTTTATGGCTAGATTTCAATAAATGAATGCGGTTATGATTTCAGCACTGGTTTAatgtatttttcagtttttggaCAAGGAGCTGGAGGATACAGATGAGGATCTGGATTTCAGAGCAGTTGAAAATGGATTTGTAAGTTAAAATGTTGTATTTTCCACATTGAGGACAATGCATGTTTTTTGCTCATCTAGAAGTTATACAAGTATCAATTGGAATCTCACAAGGCATTGGGTTGATGAGCCCTCGACATATATAATTGTTCCTTGTGTTTTTGAACGGAAGCTATAGGTCTGACTGTGATCTTGAGGCTATGGGAGCCATCATCACAATGAAAGTTGTGATTGGTATggctaaaatcttttttttcgtttttttgtttgcaaataATGGCTGACCCTTGGCATTATAACCTAGCACCAAACATGGCGAACTGCCAATGTGTCTGTACTTAAGTTGAGGGCTTGTGCAGAACAAGGACTAAAACAAATCTCTGGGCCTTAAATTGTTCAAAATGCTATGGGAAGGCTAATTAAACTCCGTTAACTTGTAATTTAAGTACTAAAACTTGCAGAACTTTGACTACATTTCATTTTAGTGCGGCTGCTTATTGCCTTTATTTTCTCTTGGAACACTAGGTTGCGATAACTCCACTATCACTTTCTCCACGTATTGAAGAGGACACTCACATAGCAGCCTCAGATTGGATCTCTTCCGCGCTTCATGGGGACCAATAAAAGCCGCCTCAATtatataatcaattattttgtaTACTCTTGCAGGCACGATTGTGTTAATTAGTAATCAGTTGCATttgtgtattttcttttttctgcatTTAccccttttgattttcttcttataTTTGGTGGGGTTGGGTGGGTTTGCATTTTGTAGTTTTTAATACAAATGTAATTTAAAATGGTCAGGTCGTAATTACA is a window encoding:
- the LOC7485728 gene encoding uncharacterized protein LOC7485728; the protein is MTSVKNNNMLPPGLVSNLQQVLLSRKGGGGEEEEKKEIDPSNDGNDKSAEPSTSTCVENTEEDSNNSKPIVLVTNGDGIDSPGLVSLVEALVREGLYNVHVCAPQSDKSVSSHSVTLHEAIAVTSVEINGAIAYEVSGTPVDCVSLALSGALFSWSKPLLVISGINRGSNCGHHMIYSGVVAGAREALFCGVPSLSISLNWKKEESQESDFKDAVAVCLPVINAAIRDIEKGFFPKSCSLNIEIPTSPSANKGFKLTKRSMWRSSPSWQAVSANRHPSAGHFMSNQQSLGLQLAQLSRDASAAGAARRLTTQRKNMLEIESVGAGGKSDSNRVKKYFRMEFLDKELEDTDEDLDFRAVENGFVAITPLSLSPRIEEDTHIAASDWISSALHGDQ